Proteins found in one Nocardia brasiliensis ATCC 700358 genomic segment:
- a CDS encoding class I adenylate-forming enzyme family protein, with protein sequence MSQLLVEYPLSRPHARDTPLARGADGVLRYGNLTPALTELLDLQVHAFSTREAVVEIGGPRMTYRELWHSASRIAGGLQEHGIGYGDRVAVHMPAGVRWVQAFLGALLSGAVPVLVHDGLPDAVAEQVIADSSADFVLGREIARGADLPDGAAFIDDGAALGDLALLSYTSGTPLCPATAPKGVELTNENLLSAIRSVVSALDLPTDGLRNLVLLPLAHASGCVDQLLPTFAVGGTVVLARDCRGLAEAIVAERIDMVSATPRIFAGLLPELAALRADGLDTGGIARISKAGHRAERAATPATPADLAAELRTMFPAARQWSVWGATETSGIGLALDDSLAAADTDSVLGFPFGGTELALYGPRAEAGHGELLCRGPNVTPRYWNDPTTTAARFTGTWFHTGDQVTIDADGLVRRGATQHE encoded by the coding sequence ATGTCGCAGTTGCTCGTCGAATACCCCCTTTCCCGTCCGCATGCGCGCGATACGCCGTTGGCGCGCGGCGCCGACGGCGTGTTGCGCTACGGCAATCTGACCCCCGCGCTCACCGAGTTGCTCGACCTACAGGTGCACGCGTTCTCCACTCGCGAGGCCGTGGTCGAGATCGGTGGCCCGCGGATGACCTACCGCGAGCTGTGGCACTCGGCCTCGCGGATCGCGGGCGGGCTGCAGGAGCACGGCATCGGCTACGGCGACCGGGTCGCGGTGCACATGCCCGCGGGCGTGCGCTGGGTGCAGGCCTTCCTCGGCGCGCTGCTGAGCGGTGCGGTGCCGGTGCTGGTGCACGACGGCCTGCCGGACGCGGTGGCCGAACAGGTGATCGCCGACAGTAGTGCGGATTTCGTGCTCGGCCGCGAGATCGCCCGCGGCGCGGACCTGCCCGACGGAGCCGCCTTCATCGATGACGGTGCGGCACTGGGTGATCTGGCCTTGCTCAGCTACACCAGCGGGACCCCGCTGTGTCCGGCCACCGCGCCCAAGGGCGTGGAGCTGACCAACGAAAACCTGCTGTCGGCAATACGTTCGGTGGTGTCGGCCCTCGATCTGCCGACCGACGGCCTGCGCAATCTGGTCTTGCTGCCGCTGGCGCACGCCAGCGGATGCGTCGACCAGCTCTTGCCCACTTTCGCGGTGGGCGGCACCGTCGTGCTGGCCAGGGACTGCCGCGGGCTCGCGGAAGCCATTGTGGCCGAACGGATCGACATGGTGTCGGCGACGCCGCGGATCTTCGCGGGGCTGCTGCCCGAGTTGGCCGCGCTGCGGGCCGACGGCTTGGACACCGGTGGCATCGCCCGGATCAGCAAGGCCGGCCATCGCGCCGAGCGCGCGGCCACGCCCGCGACCCCCGCCGATCTGGCCGCCGAATTACGCACCATGTTCCCGGCCGCGCGGCAGTGGTCGGTCTGGGGCGCCACCGAGACCAGCGGCATCGGCCTCGCCCTGGACGACTCGCTGGCCGCGGCCGACACCGACTCGGTGCTCGGATTCCCGTTCGGCGGTACGGAATTGGCGCTGTACGGGCCGCGCGCCGAGGCGGGTCACGGGGAACTGCTCTGCCGCGGTCCGAACGTCACCCCGCGCTACTGGAACGACCCGACGACCACCGCGGCCCGCTTCACCGGAACCTGGTTCCACACCGGCGATCAGGTCACCATCGATGCGGACGGTCTGGTGCGCCGCGGCGCGACCCAGCACGAATGA
- a CDS encoding enoyl-CoA hydratase/isomerase family protein — protein MTDTKATRLERQSTDGGAEVATLTLAHPPLNLFDQAMLDALIADIADLSANPPRAVLLRAEGKVVSGGVDVHVFDGLSIEQGAELWRTLFAQIIHPLEALPCPVVFAAHGLTLTAAFEIALACDIILAAPKAKFGLVETVVGLTPSMGGPQRLAERAGSGRAREFVMTGDLYDAATMADWGVVNAVHDDVDTAAKELTHRLAQGPTVAHAATKKIIEAWRSGGVAHADSVTPEVSGALFDTADLKGAVRSFLEVGPGKATYTGR, from the coding sequence ATGACAGACACCAAAGCCACGCGCCTCGAACGACAGAGCACCGACGGCGGCGCGGAGGTGGCCACGCTGACGCTGGCCCATCCGCCGCTGAACCTCTTCGATCAGGCCATGCTCGACGCCCTGATCGCGGACATCGCCGACCTCTCGGCGAACCCGCCGCGCGCGGTCCTGCTGCGCGCCGAGGGCAAGGTGGTGTCCGGCGGTGTCGACGTGCACGTCTTCGACGGGTTGTCCATCGAACAGGGCGCTGAGTTGTGGCGCACCCTGTTCGCGCAGATCATCCATCCGCTCGAGGCGCTGCCGTGTCCGGTGGTGTTCGCCGCGCACGGGCTGACCCTGACCGCCGCCTTCGAGATCGCGCTGGCCTGCGACATCATCCTGGCCGCGCCGAAGGCGAAGTTCGGGCTGGTGGAAACCGTTGTCGGACTGACCCCCTCGATGGGTGGCCCGCAGCGGCTGGCCGAGCGGGCCGGTTCCGGGCGCGCACGGGAATTCGTGATGACCGGCGACCTGTACGACGCGGCGACCATGGCCGACTGGGGCGTGGTGAACGCGGTGCACGACGACGTCGACACGGCGGCAAAGGAATTGACCCACCGGCTGGCCCAGGGCCCGACCGTCGCGCACGCCGCGACCAAGAAGATCATCGAGGCGTGGCGTTCCGGCGGTGTGGCGCATGCGGATTCGGTGACCCCCGAGGTTTCGGGCGCGCTGTTCGACACCGCCGACCTGAAAGGCGCGGTGCGCAGCTTCCTCGAGGTCGGGCCGGGCAAGGCGACCTACACCGGGCGGTGA
- a CDS encoding glutathione S-transferase family protein codes for MTKSVESGSYVEPGEFKRDTNYITTRITADGRDGYPVEPGRYRLVAARACPWANRTLIVRRLLGLEDVLSLGLCGPTHDKLSWTFDLDPGGVDPVLGIPRLRDAYLARFPDYPRGITVPAVVDVPTGQVVTNDYAQITLDFSTEWTAFHRDGAPQLYPEALRAEIDEVSLAVFRDVNNGVYRCGFAGAQDAYETAYDRLFARLDWLTERLAAQRYLVGDTITEADVRLFTTLVRFDPVYHGHFKCNRSKLSEMPVLWAYARDLYQTPGFGDTIDFAQIKEHYYVVHRDINPTGIVPKGPDLANWLTPHGREALGGRPFGDGTPPPPPAPAEQVPAGHQPD; via the coding sequence GTGACCAAGTCGGTGGAAAGCGGTTCCTACGTCGAACCTGGCGAGTTCAAGCGGGATACGAACTACATCACCACCCGGATCACGGCCGACGGCCGCGACGGCTACCCGGTCGAGCCGGGCCGCTACCGGCTGGTGGCGGCGCGGGCCTGCCCGTGGGCGAACCGGACGCTGATCGTGCGCAGGCTGCTCGGTCTCGAGGACGTGCTCTCGCTCGGACTGTGCGGCCCGACGCACGACAAGCTCAGCTGGACCTTCGATCTCGATCCCGGCGGGGTGGATCCGGTGCTCGGCATCCCCCGGCTGCGCGACGCCTACCTGGCCCGGTTCCCCGACTATCCGCGCGGCATCACCGTGCCCGCCGTGGTGGACGTGCCGACCGGGCAGGTGGTCACCAACGACTACGCGCAGATCACCCTGGACTTCTCCACCGAATGGACCGCGTTCCACCGCGACGGCGCGCCGCAGCTGTATCCGGAAGCGCTGCGCGCGGAGATCGACGAGGTGAGCCTCGCGGTGTTCCGCGACGTCAACAACGGGGTGTACCGCTGCGGCTTCGCGGGCGCGCAGGACGCCTACGAGACCGCCTACGACCGGCTCTTCGCCCGCCTGGATTGGCTCACCGAACGGCTTGCGGCGCAACGCTATCTGGTCGGCGACACGATCACCGAGGCCGACGTGCGGCTGTTCACCACGCTGGTCCGGTTCGACCCGGTCTATCACGGGCACTTCAAATGCAATCGGTCCAAGCTGAGCGAAATGCCGGTGCTGTGGGCCTATGCGCGCGACCTCTACCAGACCCCGGGATTCGGCGACACCATCGATTTCGCGCAGATCAAGGAGCATTACTACGTGGTGCATCGCGATATCAACCCGACCGGCATCGTGCCGAAGGGGCCGGACCTGGCGAACTGGCTGACCCCGCACGGCCGGGAAGCGTTGGGCGGAAGGCCTTTCGGCGACGGCACCCCGCCGCCCCCGCCCGCGCCGGCCGAACAGGTGCCCGCGGGGCACCAGCCGGACTGA
- a CDS encoding ATP-binding cassette domain-containing protein produces MSAVRPLAFAVRALTKRYGLVAAVENVSFTVPSGSTAALVGPRGAGKSTIVRILLGLLEPTSGTASIGGPGTHRSPAGASSAQIAGGVLAPRGIHPGRTARDHLWVYAAAVGVPDARVYEVLDLVGLGTEAGTKGAALSAGQQTRLALATALLADPPLLVLDEPMDGLDAAERGWLQDFLRRHAQRGGSAVVTSESLAAVLPGADEVIVLNAGAVVYEGSPARLRRGHPDRLVVAASTPIALATTLAARGFTDAVIRPDGRLAVAEATETEIRDAAAAAQVRLDSVVPDLIHPDRVLASLTRPPSPAPAHYPGLSGTAAPTPPMPYGIPR; encoded by the coding sequence GTGAGCGCCGTGCGCCCACTCGCGTTCGCCGTCCGCGCGCTGACCAAGCGGTACGGGCTGGTCGCCGCGGTCGAGAACGTGAGCTTCACCGTCCCGTCGGGCAGCACCGCCGCGCTGGTCGGCCCGCGCGGCGCGGGCAAGTCGACCATCGTCCGCATCCTGCTCGGATTGCTGGAGCCGACCTCGGGGACCGCGTCGATCGGTGGGCCCGGCACACACCGGTCCCCAGCAGGCGCGAGTTCCGCGCAGATCGCCGGCGGAGTCCTGGCACCGCGCGGGATACATCCGGGCCGGACCGCCCGCGATCACCTGTGGGTGTACGCGGCGGCCGTCGGCGTGCCGGACGCGCGGGTCTACGAGGTGCTCGACCTGGTCGGCCTCGGCACGGAAGCCGGGACCAAAGGCGCGGCGCTGTCGGCCGGGCAGCAGACCCGGCTGGCCTTGGCGACCGCCCTGCTCGCCGACCCGCCGCTGCTGGTCCTCGACGAGCCGATGGACGGCCTCGACGCGGCGGAACGCGGCTGGCTGCAAGACTTTCTGCGGCGGCACGCCCAGCGTGGCGGTAGTGCCGTGGTGACCAGCGAGAGCCTGGCCGCGGTGCTGCCGGGCGCCGACGAGGTGATCGTGCTGAACGCGGGCGCGGTGGTGTACGAGGGCAGCCCGGCCCGGCTGCGGCGCGGGCACCCCGATCGGCTCGTCGTCGCCGCGTCCACCCCGATCGCGCTGGCCACCACGCTGGCCGCCCGTGGCTTCACCGACGCCGTGATCCGGCCCGACGGCAGGCTCGCCGTCGCGGAGGCCACCGAAACCGAGATCCGGGACGCGGCCGCCGCGGCGCAGGTGCGGCTGGACAGCGTCGTGCCCGACCTGATCCACCCCGACCGGGTGCTCGCCTCGTTGACCAGACCGCCGAGCCCGGCGCCCGCGCACTACCCGGGCCTGTCCGGTACCGCGGCCCCCACCCCGCCGATGCCCTACGGGATTCCACGATGA
- a CDS encoding ABC transporter permease translates to MIITLPPDLVPSVNSEVRKVVTAGPNRILAGLPLALTLIATVATALLAGKPDPKGEPVTGAATNGLYVGLAAVTLAALVFGVLGSGAEFRHHSMPVTALFSADRDRLAVAKLVVTGVCAALTALAVEVVALAALFGFGRGKFQAGLDLFAVLGGGLLAAICWSLIGAGLGLLLRSTSTALLAVFGWLIIVEPLVWVVAHSLGIDGFVTLLPGSATISTIAIGSFADNPFLAPGPVGVVVLLLWTAGLAGAGWWALRTRDL, encoded by the coding sequence ATGATCATCACCCTGCCGCCCGACCTCGTTCCGTCCGTCAACTCCGAGGTCCGCAAGGTCGTCACGGCCGGGCCGAACCGGATCCTGGCGGGCCTGCCCCTGGCGCTGACGCTGATCGCCACGGTGGCCACGGCCCTGCTGGCGGGCAAACCGGATCCCAAGGGTGAACCCGTCACCGGCGCCGCGACCAACGGGCTGTACGTCGGCCTCGCCGCGGTCACGCTGGCCGCCCTGGTGTTCGGGGTGCTCGGCAGCGGCGCGGAATTCCGGCACCACTCGATGCCGGTGACCGCGCTGTTCAGCGCGGACCGCGACCGGCTCGCCGTCGCGAAACTGGTCGTCACCGGCGTATGCGCGGCCCTCACCGCGCTGGCCGTGGAAGTGGTCGCGCTCGCGGCGCTGTTCGGCTTCGGGCGTGGCAAATTCCAGGCCGGCCTGGACTTGTTCGCGGTACTCGGGGGCGGGCTGCTCGCCGCGATCTGCTGGTCCCTGATCGGCGCCGGGCTCGGGTTGCTGCTGCGTTCGACGTCCACGGCGCTGCTCGCGGTGTTCGGCTGGCTGATCATCGTCGAACCGTTGGTCTGGGTGGTCGCGCACAGCCTCGGCATCGACGGGTTCGTCACGCTGCTGCCGGGTTCGGCCACCATCAGCACCATCGCTATCGGCTCCTTCGCCGACAACCCCTTCCTCGCCCCCGGTCCGGTCGGGGTGGTGGTCCTGCTGCTGTGGACCGCGGGCCTCGCCGGCGCGGGCTGGTGGGCGCTGCGCACGCGCGACCTCTGA